AGTATGATCGCTTTGATATTGGAACGATCGATAAAAAAGTCGGTATCTTTTTCGTCCATAAAAGCCAACATAACATCGACAAAATCTTTCTGATTATCCTTATCGAATACTTTGACGTGTTCGTCGATAATTTTCTCAAACAATTCATCGAAAACTTTACTAACCTCTTTCATCCGCTTCCCTAGCCCTTGAACATCAAGCAAACCAATATAAGGAATATAGTCGGCGATATTAAAAATTGCCGCAAGTTTCATTCCCTCATGAACCACATCTTGGAATCCTTTATGATCATCACTACTTTTCATTGACTTGTTTCCAAATACCATTAAACACGACATATCAGTACTgagagacaaaaccttattactaACATTTACTATTTCGCGCGATATTGCGGCATGTTTGAGGGATGTGATAAACAGTCCTAACTCAGTACTTCTCATGGATCTAAATGACTCTACTTTGTTGCTACTAAGTAGTTTTGAAATACATAATTTTCGAATATTACGCCAATATGGACCGTATGTGGCAAAGGTTAAGCCTTTTTGGTCATATGAAATACTTTTGGCTGCTGAACTGAAGGGTCTACCAGCAAAACTAAGATCATGAGTTTTGAGGAAAAGCTCGGCAGTTTGAGGggtagaaacaacaatggttggaatgaaacCTAGACGTATGTAGAATATGGGACCATATTGGGTTGATAAACGATGAAGATCTCGGTGAGGGAATTCACCTATCATGAGAAGGTTACCTAAAATTGGTAAGCCTTTTGGACCAGAAGGTAAGGGTTTATGTTTGTGATTGCATTTGGATTTGTAGGCATGGAGAATATAAGCTAGTAAAAGGAAAAGAAATGATGAAATCCATGTAAATGTTATGGAAGACATGAATGATAACAGACGGTCAAAGTTTTAGAGAGCAAGAGAATAAGAACGATTTAGAGGTGCAAAACACTCAAGTCAAGTGAGCTATTAAATACTGAGGTTTGGTGTATAAAATGAGGGGAGCTAATATTGTGCTTATATGCATGGTTTGtgttaaaagaaaacaaaaaaacagaaGTGCTAAGAGTACACAATCAAGTGCATGGCCCAAGACTGAAGATTCCAAATTCTTATATTACAATGGTACTATGGCAAAGAACGGCAATGGTGATGCTATTGATCTCTTGTGAAGACGACATATTGGAATTAATAAATACTGATCGTTAGTATCAAAGTCTCTTAATTTTGCATGTTAACTTGTTCTTGATTCTCCAATCGGCTTTTTCTTGTTTTGACTTGGAGTCTAGCTCCCTATTCCGGAATTTTCTATTGGATTCTTAATTCACTTACATGCATATAATGATGCTGCATTCTGCTGGTACATTTGATTCTGTTGCCTGTAAATCCCACTACGAAGTTTTCTACCTTTTAAGTGTTAAGTGTTCAATAGGCTCCCTACAACTGATAATCTGCAGAAAAGGAACTTTGTGTTAGTCTCTACAAGTGGCAATGCTATAGTTAATTTATGCTGTTTTTGCAAGATGGTTGCGGAAACAAACGATCATATTTTTGTTAACTGTGTCCTTTCGAAGTGTATATGGAATTACTTCTGCTCTGAAACTAACAGGCAGGTGAATCTTAGTGGTTCTACTATGGATATAACAACAAACTGGTCAACCTCTCGTTTATCGGTATGTGGTAAGGAAGTGTGGAAGCGTATGTATGCCACGATCTTTTGGATTATCTGGCTGGAGCGCAACAATCGGGtcttcaacaacaaagaaagAACAATTGAAAACATCATCAACGATATCAAGTTAACTATTTTTCAGTGGGCTAGATACTCTCCTTCCATGTTTGGAATTTCAATCGATGAGGTCATTGTACACTGGAGGAATGTTTTTTTTCGAAACTCCTTAGGGTAGTTCTGTTTTGAGGGCCTCCCTCCTTTTGGTTTTATTGTAATTTTGGTGGTTGGCTGCTCTTTTGCATGCTCTCCTTTTTCTAATAAATTCTTTACTTtactgaacaaaaaaaaaaaaaaagtgttaagTGTTCAACGTAATGACATTTCAAAAAATGTCAAACTCATCACCAACCATTTTTCTAGAATAACAACGGCTGTTTTCAGAGCAAAAGGGACTTGCAACAGCAGGTACCTGTTGAGAAACGTGGCGTTGCATTTTTTTTTGCAACAACTCCCCAGGCCGTTGCGATTTTTTTTCGCAACGGTTTTAGGATCACCGGGGTGTTTTTTTTCGGCTTTACAACAATTTTGGTTGTTGCGAATAGGTTTAGCAACTGCTGGCTCCGAAGCAGTTGCGAAATTTAGAACCAAAAAACTTAGAACTACTAAACTTAGCCGAACACAGTTTTATTATTTTGGTTCTAAATTTAGCAACAGTTTCTGGCCGTTGCTAAAtttttgcaacaaaaaaaaatcaagtcaaCTTGTCGTTGACCTAGTCAAGAGTTCCCTGTAACATATTCAGGCCAAATCCAGGACAAATACTACTGAGAGACACATTGAGTGCGCACTGAATAACAAAGTCTTCCATTTAAACAATTTATTCATGCCAATAACATACAATCAATATATCCAATGAAGTTCAGTTTCTAAACTCAGGCCAAATCCAGGCAGTGAGAGACACATTGCACACCGAACAACAAAGTCTTCCATTTGAACAATATATTCGGGCCAATAACATACAATCAATACCCAATAAAGTTCAGTTTCAGGAGACATTTCTTAAGTTTCTGAAGAATGATATgaatagggctgcacaagacccgcccacgatacccaaacccgcCCGTACCAGCTAAACCCGTGGGTTTGTAGTCCATACCCGCCCGCTgggggtgcggggttggttatgaaaaaaaacccgctgtctgtgggtgcgaggttggttgaagctaatacccgcccaaaaaacccgcaaattatataccattagataaaactaatcctagtcgtccattatgaaaccctaatactagtagataggataactgataaccctcattcactttctatactcttctctctgttcggcctctcctcttcttcctcctcagttcttcttcttcacctacaaacgacaattaccagaaatcttcactaGAAATTGACAACAACAACtttgaatcttcaccagaaatcgacaacaatcgaaaaatcaacagattcaacacttaatcttcatctgtgaacttcctaggtaTGAAtagtttgggggttttggtttttttttctcacttaatcaaggagaatagaagttactctaaatacttgaatataacgcgggtttaaacccgtttaaacccatacccgaccaacccgtagcgggcgggtaacaaaatcTGCCTGTTGTTTGTGGAT
This DNA window, taken from Papaver somniferum cultivar HN1 chromosome 3, ASM357369v1, whole genome shotgun sequence, encodes the following:
- the LOC113361384 gene encoding cytochrome P450 CYP736A12-like, encoding MIGEFPHRDLHRLSTQYGPIFYIRLGFIPTIVVSTPQTAELFLKTHDLSFAGRPFSSAAKSISYDQKGLTFATYGPYWRNIRKLCISKLLSSNKVESFRSMRSTELGLFITSLKHAAISREIVNVSNKVLSLSTDMSCLMVFGNKSMKSSDDHKGFQDVVHEGMKLAAIFNIADYIPYIGLLDVQGLGKRMKEVSKVFDELFEKIIDEHVKVFDKDNQKDFVDVMLAFMDEKDTDFFIDRSNIKAIILDMLVGSMDTSSTAVEWTISALLKNPRVMKKLQEELERVIGLDRLVEESDLPNLEYLDMVIKESMRLYPVAPLLIPHEAMEDTIVNGFFIPKTCRIIINSWAIGRDPNSWTDPEECIPERFMESRIDLRGQDFQLLPFGSGRRGCPGIQLGLLAVRLIVAQLVHCFDWELPNGMSPDDLNMTEEFGLTMP